GGGCTCGTGAGTTTAGTACGAAGAAAATCTTCTCGGGTATTTTCCTAAAAAGACTGATTTATTAGAGCatgatatatgaaaaaaataattttaacatatttgattcgatttaaatctaaaaaatattgagtGATTTAAATTATAAGGGAAAATTTTTTTGCGATGACTAAGTTAAACCTGAACCTCCAAAAGGATGCAAACCTTAATGTAAATATATCGGGCCGAAACTGTGCAAGCATGTTATTATGGTTGTATCGGTGGAGGGATAAAAGACTAAGCACGGTTGTTTGCTTCTATATGGTTATGGATCAAGGCAGATTGATCTAATAGAAGTCTATCTGAAACAATTGTATAATGGTTGATATCTCTATTTAATGCCTATTAATCTAGTAAGCTGATTGATACTAATGTTGGTCTCCTATTTGTAAGTTTGAGTATAATCTAGGATGTCAATTTAGCTAAGTTATGCTTAAATCTGATAGAacataattctatttttgatgaagGAAAACAGAAATCTTAATTGTGTTTGGTATATTCTTGCAGATAAAATACTATGCCTACATATATAAGCTTGTAATGATGTATTCTCAATGGTATGTGAAATTTATGGCGCATAAGGAAATAGGTCATCAATGACGATGCGAGAAGAACACAACCACGATAGGAAAGTGATTAAATTCATCTCTTCCAGAGATGGATTTATGATGGCAGGCAATCCATTAAACTCATACTCATCAAAGATTAGATCACAATTTCATTAACTAGTTGAAACCACCCATAGAAATCATTAACTTTTCTAGGAATAGTGTAACTCCTAATTATCATTTGATTAAATTTGAGATAGACGATTTTGCAAGGAGCAAATTGGTCCGATGCTCATCATTCCCAAATCACTAAGACATAATAGATTCCACAGAAGGATCAAGTGCAACCCTATTAGCTGATGCTGCAATTATCCACACCATTTAGAGTGATCACATGCATCACAAATAGACATGATACATGTCCTGCATGCAGTGTTATTCAGCTGCACTTTTTCCCACGTGTCACGCACCATCAACCTACCCCATAATCCCTCTCCCTCGTAATTTAAGAGGCAGTCCAGGGGCAAACCCTTCCAGAGTCTACCACCATTCTGTCTTCATTCCCACAAGGCTCCTCCTCCCTCTCCTTatatctctctccctccccccccCATTTCTTCCCCAATTTCCCTACCTAGAGAAACCCTAATTCTTCttctaattctttttcttcttcttccaatcgGCAGCGCAGCATGGATCGAGAGCCGGAGGAGCTCCAATTCCTGGGTCCCGTGGGGATCTACCACGAGGCGTCGAAGATCGTGCTCTCATGGCGGCGTCTCTTCTCCCAGATCACCCTCGCCCTCGTTCTCCCCCTCTCCACCCTCTTCTTCGTCCACATCTACGTCTCCCACCTCCTCTTCTCCAAGATCGACCGCAACGAGGTCGCCCTCGACGATGCTCCCACGGGCTCCCCTTCCGAATCCGCCATCCTCTCCCGCCTGACATCCGAATGGTACGGCTTCCTCCTTTTCAAGGCCGCCTACCTCCTCGCCCTCCTcgtcctctccctcctctccacctCCGCCGTCGTCTACTCCGTCGCCTCCATCTACACCGCCAAGGACCTCTCCTTCCCCAAGGTCCTTTCCGTCGTCCCCAAGGTCTGGCGCCGACTCATGGTCACCTTCATCTGTGCCTTCCTCCTTCTCCTCGCCTACAACACGGTCGCCATCTTCGTCATCGTCCTCGCCGTCCTCCTCCTCGGCCCCGCGACCCTCGGCGCCGTCGCCGTCGCCCTCATCTTCCTCCTCTATGCCGCCGGCCTCGTCTGGATCAGCGTCATCTGGCACGTCGCCAGTGTCGTCTCCGTCCTCGAGGACACCTGCGGCATCGAGGCGATGCGAAAGAGCCGGGTCCTCATCAAGGGCAAGACCTGGACGGCGGTCGCCATCTTCGTCTTGCTCAACCTCTGTTTCGTGGGCGTGGAAGTGGGTTTCAAACTCCTGGTCGTCGATGGATCTTATATGAATCTCGGGGTGGTTTTGAGGGTCGGGTACGCGGTCCTGATGCTATCCATCCTTTGCATGGTAATTCTCTTCGCCTTGGTGGCGCAGACCGTGGTTTATTTCGTGTGCAAATCCTACCATCATGAGAGCATCGATAAGTCGAGCCTGGCCGACCATCTCGAGGTGTATCTCGGGGAGTATGTGCCCCTCAAAGCAAAGGATGTGCAATTGGAGCAGTTCCACGTTTGATTTGATGATGTATCATACATACAATGTGAGTTCCGGTGAATGAATGGTGGATGATGATACGATGTTGTAAAAATCTCATTGTAGGGGTTACTTGGCGGAACAAAAGGAAATTTACAGCCACGTAATTCATCCCAGCTTCTATAGTGAAGATTTTTTGTGTGCATGAAATAATATATCTATTTGTATTTTATCCTATAGTGCAGCTCGATATGGCTCGGATTCGTCCTTGTTCTGCAGTACGGTCCATTGATATT
The DNA window shown above is from Elaeis guineensis isolate ETL-2024a chromosome 8, EG11, whole genome shotgun sequence and carries:
- the LOC105045215 gene encoding uncharacterized protein gives rise to the protein MDREPEELQFLGPVGIYHEASKIVLSWRRLFSQITLALVLPLSTLFFVHIYVSHLLFSKIDRNEVALDDAPTGSPSESAILSRLTSEWYGFLLFKAAYLLALLVLSLLSTSAVVYSVASIYTAKDLSFPKVLSVVPKVWRRLMVTFICAFLLLLAYNTVAIFVIVLAVLLLGPATLGAVAVALIFLLYAAGLVWISVIWHVASVVSVLEDTCGIEAMRKSRVLIKGKTWTAVAIFVLLNLCFVGVEVGFKLLVVDGSYMNLGVVLRVGYAVLMLSILCMVILFALVAQTVVYFVCKSYHHESIDKSSLADHLEVYLGEYVPLKAKDVQLEQFHV